Below is a window of Vibrio gazogenes DNA.
GTTGCGTGATTTTTGGCGGCGACGGAATCGAAAATAATAGAAGAGGCGCGTTGTACTGGCGGGTTCACCGCGCCTTGCGTCCATTCTTTCTTACGACCCGTGGTCACAAACTTCGTTTTTCTTCCTTCTGACATGCAAAGTCCTTTGAGGTGAATTCAGTGATTATTTATTTAAAACATGGGAGAGATATGCATTCAACCCTGAGAATAAAAAAACTCACAATAATGGATTAAAAAGGTAGAAAATCCGTTCTAGAAGCCGGTTGTAATGGGGCCGGTTTTGCCATTCTTCATCCGTCACGGGATAGGACTGCTCAATATATTCATCCTGTAATTGCGATAGCTTTTGGGTGAATTCAATATCATCAACAGCCAGTGTGACTTCAAAATTTAACCATAGGCTCCGCATATCCATATTGACGGTACCAACCAGACAAAACTGTTGATCGATAACAACGGATTTAGTGTGGAGCAGACCACCATAAAACTCATAGATGGCGATACCGATGTCGAGCAACTCACCGTAGAAAGAGCGAGATGCCCATTTGACCATGGTTGAGTCATTCTTATGGGGAATGATGAGATCAATGCTGATTCCCCGTTGGGCCGCGGTTTTCAGCGCTGAGAGCAGCTCAGAACTGGGCACGAAATAAGGGGTGGTGATTCTGATGGACTCATTGGACTGATGAATCGCGAGGATCAGTGCCTGAGAAATCAAGTACTCGGGCATTCCCGGTCCGGATGGGACGACCTGAATCGGATGGCGTGGTAAACCGTCATCAATGCGACACTGGGGAACTAGCGGAAACTCCCTGACGCCGGTTTCAAATTCCCAATCCCAGCAGTGAATCGCTGCCAGCACATTCACGGTCGGTCCTGTGAGACGGACCATAATATCAATCCACTGACCGACCCCGGAGTCCTGTTTGAAAAACGCCGGATCGACCAGATTCATTGAGCCTGTATAAGCCACCATATCATCGATCACAATAATTTTTCGGTGTTGGCGGAGATCAAGACGATGCAGAAAAATACGCCACGGACGGACTTCCAGTGCCTGAACGATCTGAACGCCGGCATCGGTCATCATTTGGTACCAGTGACTTTTGATAAAGCGGTGGCTACCCGCAGAGTCTAGCAGTATTTTGACATCGACACCCCGTTTCACTGCCTGAATCAGACTTGAGGCGACGGCATCTGCCAGACCACCTACATGCCATATATAAAAAACCATGCGAATAGAACGCTGTGCTTGTTCAATATCGGCAATGATTGAATTCAGAATGACCTTCGGATCGCGCTGTAGCGCCAGCGTGTTGCCACTGAGAGCCGGAATCCCCATACGATGATTACAGAGTTCATCGATCTTATAGATGTGGGCGCCCATATTTTCGGTAATATGAGCCTGGCAGTGATTCAATTGGGTAAACCATTCACCGAAAGAAGGTGACATCGCTTTGGCGAGCTCAGCCCTTTTTCTGCCAAGATTGAGCTCTCCGAAGAGGAAATAGCAGAAAACACCAAGAATCGGCAGAATATAGATCACCATCAGCCAGGCCAGAGAGACGCTGACCGCTCTTTTTTTAAAGACGATTCGAAATGTCACAAGTGCGACCAGTAACCAATAGATACCAATGCCGACTAAAGTGAGGATGTGATAAATTTTATCCATATACCCTTGTATATCCGTGTTATCTCTTCATGGATATTAATGTGAAAGTATCGTTTAGGGAAGCAAGATTCCCCCACGCCTATCAATTGTTACAATTGATAGGCGTGGGGGCTTGGTGTTGATATTTTTATACCCAAATGACCTCAAGAGGCAGTTTCAGCGAGAATCACTGGGCTCAGAGGCAAGGCAGAGATTTGAGTCATAGCCATTCTATGGCGAGAATCTCTAACACAGTCTCTGAGTTCAGTGAACTCGCCCTTCGGGAGTGCTTCAATCAGCGCCTTTCTGCGTCAAATGCCATTGAAATGGGAAGGCCATTCCTGCCGACATTTTCCTTGAATGACGCCGATTGAAGACACTCTGAATCCTGCATCTTGAGGTTACTTGGGTATATCTTCCTCCCAGAGGGGTTAGTTTCTGAGTTTAAATTGCTGAATTAAACCGTTGAGCTGTTCGGATTGTTCGGTGAGTTCCTGAGCGGACTGAGCACACTGCTCTGAATTTGTGGTGTTTTGATGTGTTACTTCATCAATCTGATGGATGCCTAAATTGATCTGTTCCGCACCGGTTGCCTGTTCTATCGCTGCCTGAGCAATCCCATTCACTAACGCTGAGACTTCACTAATACTTTGTACGATTTTGTCCAACGCTGCTGCGGTTTGTTCAGAGAGTTGAATCCCGCGTTTGGTTCTTTGCGCTGAGGTTTCGATGAGCGTAGCCGTTTGCTGTACAGCTTGTGCACTGCGGGAAGCTAACTGGCGTACTTCATCGGCGACGACCGCAAAACCACGGCCTTGTTCTCCGGCACGAGCCGCTTCAATCGCCGCATTCAGTGCCAGTAAATTCGTCTGTTCAGCAATCTCTTCAATCGATTGAATGATATGGTTGATATCATTTCCCGATGATTCGATTTCTTGCATCGCGCTTCTGAGTTCAGCCATCAGTTCATTGCCATTTTCAGCGGATTGTAGTGATTGTTGTGACAAGTTACTGGCTTGTTCCGCATGGCCTGAACTTTCTTTGATCTGTGCTGTGATCTGGGCGATGGTGGCACTGATCTCCGTGACGGACGAAGCTGAATTGGTCGCACCATTGGCTAAATCTTGACTCAGTCCGGCAATGGCATCGGCATTTTGAGTAATCACACCTGAACGGTGATTGATTTGACTGACCAATGTATTCAAATCATTGACCATTTGTGTCAGGGCATGACCGAGTTGATCTTGTTCAGATGCAAGTTCAACGGTGAGGTTAAGGTCTCCACGGGAGATTTGCTCAGCCACTGACACTTGTTTTTGCAGGCTATCCGCCATGTTGTCGAGTGCGTTGGATAACTGACCGACTTCATCGGCTGAATGATAATTCAGACGACTGTGGAACTGACCACTCGCAATTGACTGAGCCATATTCACTGCCGCCAAAATTGGTCGTGCCAGTGTTCTGGCCATCAGGAACAAGGCACCAATTGCAAGGATTGTAATCCCTAAGCCAATGATAATTTGCCAAGTCATGTTCTCTTGATTGTTGTCTGCAAGCTCTTGGGAAAGTTGGTGCACATTTTCTAGCACCAACCCCTGATCGACACGAATCAGAATAAACCAAGTGACGCCACTATGACCTAAAGAAATCGGTACATAGACTTCGATGAGATTATCTTGATCATCGGCATGCGTTAACGGCTGTTTCTGTTGAATCACGTCCATGACTTGGGCGCTCTTCGCACCGAATAATCCATCAATGGATTTGCCAATGAACTCTGGTTTCTGACTGTCTGCGATGACCAACCCTGAATCTGTCAGAATTGAGATTTGAGAATGACCATCATACAGTTTAGAAGAAATTTGCTGGCTGAGTTGCTGGACAAAATCGAGGTTGTAATCGGTGCCCACAACCCCTTTGAACTCGCCATTGACAATGACAGGGGCAGATAAAGTTGCCAGCCAGACATTCTTGCCTTGAACCACATAAGGTAGTGGTGCGGTGACTGTTTCATGCAATGTTTTTTCCGGGACCTGATACCAGGCACCTTTGATAACGCCATTCGGATGAGGTTCTGTCGAGTCATATTCGACTAGTGGCTGAACTTCAATTTTACCGGATTGATCGCGAGTCCAGTACGGCGTATAACGCCCGGTTTCTTCATTATTACCATTCAGGCTGTTTGCATTGAGATAGTCTTGGTTGTCGAAAGCGTTTGGTGCCCAGCAACTATATGAGCCATTGAGATCAGGGTTATTCTTCAAAATAGCCAACAACATATCATTGAACGATTGTCGGTTGAGTAATACGGCCCGATTGTCATCTTCGTAGGCCTTCGAAGCAGACGCGACCTCTGCTAATGTCCGGGCTGCATTGAGGCCTTTTTCAAGACGTCGACTAATCGATTGGGCATACTTGGCGGCAGTTGCTTCTAATTCACTAATCGTGATTGTTTTGACAATGGTCGATACTTGTTGAGAAACCAATTGCTGTGTGGTTGACGCAGAATAAACGCCATATCCGACTAAGATGCCAGAAGTAATAAATAAACAGATACCTGCGGTGAGCGCTATCTTGGTTTGAATCGATTTAAATGTCATAAAGGCTTCCCTGAATTATTATCCCAATTTAACTTGGTATACGCCTGCCTCCATGTGAACCAATTTTACTCAGTTGTTTGCAACATGACATTTCAGATGAAAATTCATGTCCTCAGTTTTGGTTTCACTCATCAAAGAAAGAACCGCTCTTCATTGATTGGATAAGCATAAACATGAATATAGCCTAATGGATCTCAATCGGATTACAGTTGTTGTATGAATTATGAATCGATGATTGTCCTAGCCGACAGCCCTGATGGTAAAAACCTCAAGTTCTACCTAATCATAGATGAATGTTTTCGTGATACATAATTTTGCAGATGTGATTCGATGTCATTGATATCTGTTTTTTATGGATGAGGTTTCTGACGGGATTTTCTTGTTGTTATTTTGTTAAATCAGAGATGAATTATAAGGGGGTTGGTCAAAAAAACAGCATGTAACTCGACAAAGTAGGACTCTATCAATAAATAAGACCGTTTGGACTTCCAATCATAGGGACAAACTGTTTTACTTGCCACGCTTTGCGAATCAGCATAATTTTTATTAGGTGTACATTTTATTTTACACTCATCTGGTTCGATTCAGTGTAAACACAATATTGGCATAAAAATTGGTATAAAACATATGGCAAGTAATACAAGAGGTCATTTTTCTTCGAAACTTGGCTTTATTATGGCGGCGGCTGGTTCAGCGGTCGGTCTGGGGAATGTCTGGGGATTTCCCACCAAAGCGGCCAGTAATGGGGGAGCTGCTTTTTTGGTTATCTATCTTGTGATGGTCTTTTTGCTAGCATTTCCAATGCTTGTGGCTGAACTGACTATCGGACGCTATGGGCAGGCAAACCCGATTTCCTCCTTAAAATCAATCTGGACTAAAAATCGTGCAGTTGCCGGTGGGTTTGGATTGATAGCGATTGTGACCGCGTCATTTATCCTGAGCTTCTATTCCATTCTTGCGGGTTGGTTGGTCAGCTATGCCATCGCTCCGGCGATTGATTTGGCTGGTTTTCATCAAACCTCAAGTTGGTTAGTGGATTTTGGTGTGTCACGTAATTTAATTTTTACAGTTATTTTTTCTTTATTAACGATTTTGGTTGTGTTGCGAGGTGTTGCTGATGGTATTGAGCGCTGGTCAACACGGTTGATGCCTTTGTTATTCGTCTTATTTGCGGTGATGATCCTGTACATCTTTACCCAAGACGGTGCGATGGAAGGGCTGAAAATGTATCTGGTACCCGATCTGTCTCAACTGCACGGTGGATTGTTTGTTGATGCTATGGGGCAGGCATTTTTCTCTCTGTCACTGGGATGCGGTTCAATGATGGTTTATGGCTCGTATCTGAAGAAAGATGTCAGCCTTCCCAAGGTCGCAGCGCAAGTTGCTTCGATTGATACCGGTGTTGCTTTCTCAGCCGGATTGCTGATTTTACCGGCGATGTATGTTGCGAAAAATAATGGTGTCGATATTTTTACGGAAAGCGGTGCACTGAAAAGTTCCGGTGATTTAGTGTTTAAAGTGTTGCCTGCTATGTTTGAGACCATGGGGAATATCGGGGTATTACTCGGATTCGGCTTTTTTGTTTTGATGGTCATTGCGGCCCTTACGTCTGCAATTTCGATGCTTGAAGTCCCGGTTTCCTGTGCTCAGGATGAGCTTGGGTGGGGGCGTTCAAAAGCGACGTGGTTGATCGGTGGTTTGATCCTGTTGATTAGCATGGTGATTTGTCTCAATTTTGGTCAGCTTTTTGGTTTAGTTGCTGATATAACGACGGTTTATATGCAGCCATTGCTTGGTGCCGCTTGGGCCGTTGTGGTTGGATGGATTTGGAACCGGAATAAGCTGCTCAATGAGATTAAGCAAGGTTATCCGGAGATCGAACAAGGCTTCTTTTGGAAAGTTTGGCCGTGGTACGTTCGTTTTATTTGTCCGGTTGCGATCATCATGGTGTTTGCTTATCCATTAATCTAATCATTCTGCTGAGATTTCCAGAGAAAACACCTTCCTTCGGGAAGGTGTTTTTATGACTGTCGGTTTTGTTTCTCACACTTTCCCTCTATACTCCACCGCCTGATGTGGAGGATGCCATGTTTCGTATATTATTCGTTCATTCTGATTTTGTGTTAATCCACAAATATCCCGGTGTTTCGGTCCATAAAGACGATGGAGACACCATGCTTGTCCATGAAGTCAGTCGTCAACTGGGAGGTGAACCGCTTTATCTGGTTCACCGGCTAGACAAGATGACATCGGGTCTGTTGCTGTTGGCGCGCTCTGCTGATGCAGCCCGAGCGTTATCAACCTGTTTTGCCGAACGGACGGTTGAGAAATACTATTTGGCGATTGGCAGTAAAAAGCCGAAGAAGAAGCAGGGGATCATTTGTGGTGATATGGTCCGTTCCCGTCGTTCCGGATGGATGCTGACGACTGCGCAAACCAATCCGGCAATCACTCAGTTTTTTTCGACCGCTGGTGAACAAGGGGAGCGCCTGTTTATTTGCCGTCCCTTGACGGGGAAAACCCACCAAATCCGAGTTGCATTGAAGTCGATTGGTGCTGCAATTGTCGGTGATCCCATTTATCACAATCGTCATGATGCGGATCGTGGTTATTTACATGCTTACGCCTTGGCATTTCCGTATGCCGGTGAATGGCATCAGTTTATTTGTGATCCGAGACATGATGATGTCATGGGTGAGAAGTGGCGGGAGCCTGCGATTGTCCACGGCATTGAAATGTGGTCTGAACCGTGGTTACTCGATTGGCCTAAAATTAAACGAAAGCCTTGAATTTATGATGGATAGCAATCAACTAACAGCTTTTTTTCAACATCTTGAGCAGCAACTTGAACCTGAATTATTTGAAATCAGACGCCTGTTTCATGGCCGGGGGCGATGCTGGCCGGGGTTGGAGCAACTGACGGCAGACTGGTTAGCACAGCAACTGGTGGTGAGTCTTTTTAAAGCGCCAGATGAACATTTTATGCATTTGTTACGTCAAGGGTTACTTGAGTTGACACGACAAGCGGATTGGCAACAATGCAGTGGAAAAAGTATTGTACTCCAGCATCGTTATGCACAAGGTGCACCGGCTGAAGTGCTGTGGGGAACGCTGAACCCACATCCGGTTGCCATCGAGGATGGCTTAAAGTATCAACTGGATATTGGTCGGAACCAGAACTGTGGTCTGTTTCTCGATATGCGTTATGGGCGACGCTGGGTGAAAGAGCAGGCGGCAGGCAAGAAGGTGTTGAACCTTTTCGCTTATACCTGTGGCTTTTCTGTCGCTGCGATTGCGGGGGGCGCTGACCAAGTCGTCAATCTGGATATGGCAAAGTCTTCATTGGCGAAAGGGCGGGACAACCATCTTCTCAATCAGCATGATGTGAGTCGTGTTCATTTTTTGGCGCATGATTTGTTGAAATCATGGGGAAAAATCAAAAAATATGGCCCATATGATTTAATCGTCATTGATCCTCCGACGTTTCAGAAAGGTAGCTTCGCGCTGACCAAAGACTATCGGAAAATTTTAAGGCGTTTGAAGGATTGGTTAGCGGAAGAGGGGCAGGTGCTTGCTTGTGTTAATGCACCGATGGTTCCAAGTGATTTTCTGATTCAGAGTATGCGTGAAGAAGCGCCGACACTGACGCTTAGCCATCGTTTAGAGAATCCACCTGAATTTGCGGATGTCGATCCGGAGTCTGGACTGAAAGCACTTGTATTCCATTGAAGCGAAATCTGACACGGTGGTTCCCGGTGGGATTGCCACCGGGAGCGCATCGTTACTTGCTCTGAGCCTCAAATACAAGGGTATGTTTTTCGCCTTTCAAGGTCAGCTTGTTTTTATCTATGTCGATACGGCTCCATTCGGAGAGCGTTGATATAATCGTATTATTGAGTGCTATTTCTTTTTTCAGGCATAATTTCATCGTTGAGTTCAAATGGGTAATTCTGAACTCATGTGAATCCACATCGATGTCAACTTCACCGACATAATCATTACAACCCGCCAGCCCCGTTGCTGTCATTTTTTGATCAACATGTAGCGATGGTGCTTTTTTTCCTTTCGGGCGTTCCAAAGCTTTGCCATCCAACTCAACCAGATGCC
It encodes the following:
- the cls gene encoding cardiolipin synthase, whose protein sequence is MDKIYHILTLVGIGIYWLLVALVTFRIVFKKRAVSVSLAWLMVIYILPILGVFCYFLFGELNLGRKRAELAKAMSPSFGEWFTQLNHCQAHITENMGAHIYKIDELCNHRMGIPALSGNTLALQRDPKVILNSIIADIEQAQRSIRMVFYIWHVGGLADAVASSLIQAVKRGVDVKILLDSAGSHRFIKSHWYQMMTDAGVQIVQALEVRPWRIFLHRLDLRQHRKIIVIDDMVAYTGSMNLVDPAFFKQDSGVGQWIDIMVRLTGPTVNVLAAIHCWDWEFETGVREFPLVPQCRIDDGLPRHPIQVVPSGPGMPEYLISQALILAIHQSNESIRITTPYFVPSSELLSALKTAAQRGISIDLIIPHKNDSTMVKWASRSFYGELLDIGIAIYEFYGGLLHTKSVVIDQQFCLVGTVNMDMRSLWLNFEVTLAVDDIEFTQKLSQLQDEYIEQSYPVTDEEWQNRPHYNRLLERIFYLFNPLL
- a CDS encoding methyl-accepting chemotaxis protein, whose translation is MTFKSIQTKIALTAGICLFITSGILVGYGVYSASTTQQLVSQQVSTIVKTITISELEATAAKYAQSISRRLEKGLNAARTLAEVASASKAYEDDNRAVLLNRQSFNDMLLAILKNNPDLNGSYSCWAPNAFDNQDYLNANSLNGNNEETGRYTPYWTRDQSGKIEVQPLVEYDSTEPHPNGVIKGAWYQVPEKTLHETVTAPLPYVVQGKNVWLATLSAPVIVNGEFKGVVGTDYNLDFVQQLSQQISSKLYDGHSQISILTDSGLVIADSQKPEFIGKSIDGLFGAKSAQVMDVIQQKQPLTHADDQDNLIEVYVPISLGHSGVTWFILIRVDQGLVLENVHQLSQELADNNQENMTWQIIIGLGITILAIGALFLMARTLARPILAAVNMAQSIASGQFHSRLNYHSADEVGQLSNALDNMADSLQKQVSVAEQISRGDLNLTVELASEQDQLGHALTQMVNDLNTLVSQINHRSGVITQNADAIAGLSQDLANGATNSASSVTEISATIAQITAQIKESSGHAEQASNLSQQSLQSAENGNELMAELRSAMQEIESSGNDINHIIQSIEEIAEQTNLLALNAAIEAARAGEQGRGFAVVADEVRQLASRSAQAVQQTATLIETSAQRTKRGIQLSEQTAAALDKIVQSISEVSALVNGIAQAAIEQATGAEQINLGIHQIDEVTHQNTTNSEQCAQSAQELTEQSEQLNGLIQQFKLRN
- a CDS encoding sodium-dependent transporter, encoding MASNTRGHFSSKLGFIMAAAGSAVGLGNVWGFPTKAASNGGAAFLVIYLVMVFLLAFPMLVAELTIGRYGQANPISSLKSIWTKNRAVAGGFGLIAIVTASFILSFYSILAGWLVSYAIAPAIDLAGFHQTSSWLVDFGVSRNLIFTVIFSLLTILVVLRGVADGIERWSTRLMPLLFVLFAVMILYIFTQDGAMEGLKMYLVPDLSQLHGGLFVDAMGQAFFSLSLGCGSMMVYGSYLKKDVSLPKVAAQVASIDTGVAFSAGLLILPAMYVAKNNGVDIFTESGALKSSGDLVFKVLPAMFETMGNIGVLLGFGFFVLMVIAALTSAISMLEVPVSCAQDELGWGRSKATWLIGGLILLISMVICLNFGQLFGLVADITTVYMQPLLGAAWAVVVGWIWNRNKLLNEIKQGYPEIEQGFFWKVWPWYVRFICPVAIIMVFAYPLI
- a CDS encoding TIGR01621 family pseudouridine synthase, which encodes MFRILFVHSDFVLIHKYPGVSVHKDDGDTMLVHEVSRQLGGEPLYLVHRLDKMTSGLLLLARSADAARALSTCFAERTVEKYYLAIGSKKPKKKQGIICGDMVRSRRSGWMLTTAQTNPAITQFFSTAGEQGERLFICRPLTGKTHQIRVALKSIGAAIVGDPIYHNRHDADRGYLHAYALAFPYAGEWHQFICDPRHDDVMGEKWREPAIVHGIEMWSEPWLLDWPKIKRKP
- a CDS encoding class I SAM-dependent methyltransferase, with the protein product MDSNQLTAFFQHLEQQLEPELFEIRRLFHGRGRCWPGLEQLTADWLAQQLVVSLFKAPDEHFMHLLRQGLLELTRQADWQQCSGKSIVLQHRYAQGAPAEVLWGTLNPHPVAIEDGLKYQLDIGRNQNCGLFLDMRYGRRWVKEQAAGKKVLNLFAYTCGFSVAAIAGGADQVVNLDMAKSSLAKGRDNHLLNQHDVSRVHFLAHDLLKSWGKIKKYGPYDLIVIDPPTFQKGSFALTKDYRKILRRLKDWLAEEGQVLACVNAPMVPSDFLIQSMREEAPTLTLSHRLENPPEFADVDPESGLKALVFH
- a CDS encoding META domain-containing protein, yielding MKLSSKAIVTTITFTALVGLAGCASKDKPIQLSELQTPQWHLVELDGKALERPKGKKAPSLHVDQKMTATGLAGCNDYVGEVDIDVDSHEFRITHLNSTMKLCLKKEIALNNTIISTLSEWSRIDIDKNKLTLKGEKHTLVFEAQSK